In Streptomyces sp. NBC_00704, a genomic segment contains:
- a CDS encoding ArsR/SmtB family transcription factor translates to MLASPERRRQHQPWVDDVLHRLKGLDLRPLRAVIPPTGYVPDFLTPPPTGTPSSFENELEAVRATRLSHFVDELAWMVGDTGTPLAWRRETAPLHRQMLDEPEKALQQITQRLRAYWRVALEPSWHKLHAGLVSDVRSRMRVMENSGAASVFSTLNERIGWQDDRLVVRSSYVFEESLNGQGIVLVPSVFCGPEVLTMLPPLQAMIVYPRPAVADIWRHHGEDRPSPLRALLGGVRAAVLEALLTPSSTGELAAMVDVTPGAISQHVSVLRGCDLVTSQRSGQRVVHALTETGEALVRGAEHSAGRAV, encoded by the coding sequence GACCTGCGGCCCCTGCGGGCCGTGATCCCGCCCACCGGATACGTGCCGGACTTCCTCACCCCACCGCCCACCGGCACGCCCTCCAGCTTCGAGAACGAGCTGGAGGCGGTGCGCGCCACCCGCCTGTCCCACTTCGTGGACGAGCTGGCCTGGATGGTGGGGGACACCGGGACGCCGCTCGCCTGGCGCCGGGAGACGGCGCCGCTGCACCGGCAGATGCTGGACGAGCCCGAGAAGGCCCTCCAGCAGATCACCCAACGGCTGCGCGCCTACTGGCGGGTGGCCCTCGAACCGTCCTGGCACAAACTGCACGCCGGGCTCGTGTCCGACGTCCGCTCACGGATGCGGGTGATGGAGAACTCGGGGGCGGCCTCCGTCTTCTCCACGCTCAACGAGCGCATCGGCTGGCAGGACGACCGCCTCGTCGTACGCAGCAGCTACGTCTTCGAGGAGTCGCTCAACGGCCAGGGCATCGTCCTGGTGCCGAGCGTCTTCTGCGGCCCGGAGGTGCTGACCATGCTGCCGCCGCTCCAGGCGATGATCGTGTACCCGCGGCCCGCGGTCGCCGACATCTGGCGTCACCACGGCGAGGACCGCCCCAGCCCGCTCAGGGCGCTGCTCGGCGGCGTCCGCGCCGCCGTCCTCGAAGCCCTGCTCACGCCCTCCTCGACGGGCGAGCTGGCCGCCATGGTCGACGTCACCCCGGGCGCCATCAGCCAGCACGTCTCCGTGCTCAGAGGCTGCGACCTGGTCACCAGCCAGCGGTCGGGGCAACGGGTCGTGCACGCCCTCACGGAGACGGGCGAAGCGCTCGTCCGCGGGGCCGAGCACTCCGCCGGCCGCGCGGTCTGA